A genomic stretch from Euwallacea fornicatus isolate EFF26 chromosome 28, ASM4011564v1, whole genome shotgun sequence includes:
- the LOC136347377 gene encoding sodium-independent sulfate anion transporter-like isoform X2 produces MRKRSTKELQPELGTEDQKKVFRNTISVDNWSPSKRNKIDWSTRIKNRIPIIKWLPTYTLSFFLHDFLAGLTVALTAIPQGIAYAVVAGLPSQYGLYSGIMGGVFYFIFGGCKDINVGPTAIMALLVQPKVATMGPDGAVLITFLSGFFLFAAGILHLGFTTAAALNIACAQLKSLLGIPGPANQFLEAWKSFFTNVHQIKLWDSVLGTTTIIFVFALRELRRLGSMEFKPQWSKNRNIIGRAIFFISLGSNAFAGVAGGSIAFIAEKYYNASPVAITGDVDQGFPPLSLPPFSTNWNGTHFSFPDMLAQYGTLLAFCPLVAFLEHIAIVKAFSKGKTIDATQELLASGMGNMAGSLLRSMPMTGSFTRTALNNASGVRTPASGLITSILVIAALTLLTGIFKYIPKSTLAAVIMVSMYYLCEFHVIRVMWRTKKLDLIPFFVTLMSSLFLSLEYGMIIGIATNLLFILYDSARPKLYFERITLETQTVYMIRPKGSLFFPSAEYLRDEILRVCCEEKSTIVLDGEYVRTVDATHAKGFGQLLDDLDARNQRFLLWNFNESVTEICTGDNKKLVTYFKNGDFDLVIQGYARRDSFIPNSGEP; encoded by the exons ATGCGAAAACGTTCTACTAAAG AATTGCAGCCAGAACTGGGAACGGAAGATCAGAAGAAAGTATTTAGGAATACTATATCTG TTGATAATTGGTCTCCCTCcaaaaggaacaaaattgaCTGGAGTACAAGAATAAAAAATCGCATTCCTATAATAAAATGGCTTCCAACGTACACACTTTCCTTCTTTCTCCATGATTTTTTAGCAGGTTTAACTGTAGCCCTTACGGCTATTCCTCAGGGAATTGCTTATGCTGTAGTAGCAG GTCTTCCTTCGCAATATGGTTTATACAGTGGCATCATGGGCGGAGTATTCTACTTCATATTTGGGGGGTGCAAGGACATCAATGTAGGACCCACCGCTATTATGGCTTTGCTGGTTCAACCGAAAGTCGCCACCATGGGGCCCGATGGAGCTgtattaatcacatttttatcTGGGTTCTTTTTGTTCGCTGCTGGTATCTTACATTTAG GCTTTACCACAGCAGCAGCTTTAAACATTGCCTGCGCTCAGTTGAAGTCGTTGTTGGGCATACCTGGTCCCGCTAACCAATTTCTGGAGGCGTGGAAATCGTTCTTTACCAACGTTCATCAAATTAAACTGTGGGACTCCGTATTAGGGACAACCactattatatttgttttcgCCCTTAGG GAACTGCGAAGGTTGGGGTCAATGGAATTTAAGCCACAATGGTCGAAAAATAGAAACATTATTGGCAgggctattttttttattagcctAGGAAGCAACGCTTTCGCGGGGGTGGCTGGAGGAAGCATAGCTTTTATAGCTGAGAAATATTACAATGCTTCACCGGTTGCCATTACCG GCGATGTCGATCAAGGTTTTCCACCACTTTCGCTGCCCCCCTTTAGCACCAACTGGAACGGAACCCATTTCAGCTTTCCAGACATGTTGGCTCAATACGGGACTCTATTAGCCTTCTGCCCGCTGGTGGCCTTCCTGGAGCATATAGCAATCGTTAAAGCTTTTA GCAAAGGCAAAACGATCGATGCTACTCAAGAATTGTTGGCTTCAGGAATGGGCAATATGGCTGGATCGTTGTTGAGGTCAATGCCCATGACTGGGTCTTTCACCAGAACCGCCCTCAACAATGCATCGGGAGTGAGAACCCCTGCTTCAG GCTTAATTACGAGTATACTGGTTATAGCAGCTCTCACTCTGCTCACTGGTATATTCAAATACATACCCAAATCAACCTTAGCTGCAGTAATAATGGTTTCCATGTATTATTTGTGTGAGTTCCACGTTATCCGAGTTATGTGGCGaacaaaaa AGCTTGATTTGATACCATTCTTTGTCACATTAATGTCCTCGCTATTTCTGAGTCTCGAATACGGAATGATCATCGGAATAGCAACAAACTTACTGTTCATTTTGTATGATAGTGCCAGGCCGAAACTGTACTTTGAACGAATTACGCTGGAAACTCAAACTGTCTATATGATACGTCCTAAAGGAAGTTTGTTCTTCCCTTCGGCCGAGTATCTGAGGGATGAGATACTGAGAGTATGTTGCGAGGAGAAAAGCACTATTGTTTTGGATGGTGAATATGTGAGGACTGTGGATGCTACACATGCAAAG GGATTTGGGCAATTACTCGACGACCTGGACGCACGAAACCAGCGATTCTTACTTTGGAATTTCAATGAATCGGTGACAGAAATCTGCACTGGAGACAATAAAAAACTggtaacatattttaaaaacggaGACTTCGATCTCGTAATACAAG gTTATGCTAGGCGCGATTCTTTTATACCAAATAGTGGTGAACCTTAG
- the LOC136347377 gene encoding sodium-independent sulfate anion transporter-like isoform X1 → MRKRSTKELQPELGTEDQKKVFRNTISVDNWSPSKRNKIDWSTRIKNRIPIIKWLPTYTLSFFLHDFLAGLTVALTAIPQGIAYAVVAGLPSQYGLYSGIMGGVFYFIFGGCKDINVGPTAIMALLVQPKVATMGPDGAVLITFLSGFFLFAAGILHLGFLVEFFSFPVISGFTTAAALNIACAQLKSLLGIPGPANQFLEAWKSFFTNVHQIKLWDSVLGTTTIIFVFALRELRRLGSMEFKPQWSKNRNIIGRAIFFISLGSNAFAGVAGGSIAFIAEKYYNASPVAITGDVDQGFPPLSLPPFSTNWNGTHFSFPDMLAQYGTLLAFCPLVAFLEHIAIVKAFSKGKTIDATQELLASGMGNMAGSLLRSMPMTGSFTRTALNNASGVRTPASGLITSILVIAALTLLTGIFKYIPKSTLAAVIMVSMYYLCEFHVIRVMWRTKKLDLIPFFVTLMSSLFLSLEYGMIIGIATNLLFILYDSARPKLYFERITLETQTVYMIRPKGSLFFPSAEYLRDEILRVCCEEKSTIVLDGEYVRTVDATHAKGFGQLLDDLDARNQRFLLWNFNESVTEICTGDNKKLVTYFKNGDFDLVIQGYARRDSFIPNSGEP, encoded by the exons ATGCGAAAACGTTCTACTAAAG AATTGCAGCCAGAACTGGGAACGGAAGATCAGAAGAAAGTATTTAGGAATACTATATCTG TTGATAATTGGTCTCCCTCcaaaaggaacaaaattgaCTGGAGTACAAGAATAAAAAATCGCATTCCTATAATAAAATGGCTTCCAACGTACACACTTTCCTTCTTTCTCCATGATTTTTTAGCAGGTTTAACTGTAGCCCTTACGGCTATTCCTCAGGGAATTGCTTATGCTGTAGTAGCAG GTCTTCCTTCGCAATATGGTTTATACAGTGGCATCATGGGCGGAGTATTCTACTTCATATTTGGGGGGTGCAAGGACATCAATGTAGGACCCACCGCTATTATGGCTTTGCTGGTTCAACCGAAAGTCGCCACCATGGGGCCCGATGGAGCTgtattaatcacatttttatcTGGGTTCTTTTTGTTCGCTGCTGGTATCTTACATTTAG GATTTTTGGTTGAATTCTTCTCCTTTCCGGTAATATCAGGCTTTACCACAGCAGCAGCTTTAAACATTGCCTGCGCTCAGTTGAAGTCGTTGTTGGGCATACCTGGTCCCGCTAACCAATTTCTGGAGGCGTGGAAATCGTTCTTTACCAACGTTCATCAAATTAAACTGTGGGACTCCGTATTAGGGACAACCactattatatttgttttcgCCCTTAGG GAACTGCGAAGGTTGGGGTCAATGGAATTTAAGCCACAATGGTCGAAAAATAGAAACATTATTGGCAgggctattttttttattagcctAGGAAGCAACGCTTTCGCGGGGGTGGCTGGAGGAAGCATAGCTTTTATAGCTGAGAAATATTACAATGCTTCACCGGTTGCCATTACCG GCGATGTCGATCAAGGTTTTCCACCACTTTCGCTGCCCCCCTTTAGCACCAACTGGAACGGAACCCATTTCAGCTTTCCAGACATGTTGGCTCAATACGGGACTCTATTAGCCTTCTGCCCGCTGGTGGCCTTCCTGGAGCATATAGCAATCGTTAAAGCTTTTA GCAAAGGCAAAACGATCGATGCTACTCAAGAATTGTTGGCTTCAGGAATGGGCAATATGGCTGGATCGTTGTTGAGGTCAATGCCCATGACTGGGTCTTTCACCAGAACCGCCCTCAACAATGCATCGGGAGTGAGAACCCCTGCTTCAG GCTTAATTACGAGTATACTGGTTATAGCAGCTCTCACTCTGCTCACTGGTATATTCAAATACATACCCAAATCAACCTTAGCTGCAGTAATAATGGTTTCCATGTATTATTTGTGTGAGTTCCACGTTATCCGAGTTATGTGGCGaacaaaaa AGCTTGATTTGATACCATTCTTTGTCACATTAATGTCCTCGCTATTTCTGAGTCTCGAATACGGAATGATCATCGGAATAGCAACAAACTTACTGTTCATTTTGTATGATAGTGCCAGGCCGAAACTGTACTTTGAACGAATTACGCTGGAAACTCAAACTGTCTATATGATACGTCCTAAAGGAAGTTTGTTCTTCCCTTCGGCCGAGTATCTGAGGGATGAGATACTGAGAGTATGTTGCGAGGAGAAAAGCACTATTGTTTTGGATGGTGAATATGTGAGGACTGTGGATGCTACACATGCAAAG GGATTTGGGCAATTACTCGACGACCTGGACGCACGAAACCAGCGATTCTTACTTTGGAATTTCAATGAATCGGTGACAGAAATCTGCACTGGAGACAATAAAAAACTggtaacatattttaaaaacggaGACTTCGATCTCGTAATACAAG gTTATGCTAGGCGCGATTCTTTTATACCAAATAGTGGTGAACCTTAG
- the LOC136347305 gene encoding uncharacterized protein, which produces MVWERGKGFRREAGDWVMSEWSVYDGWVEVFTGYGVFGKYLHRIKVEEIDSYWFCEEPGVADSPEHTIWGCPKLETDRNEARGAGLNLDRGTIGYELVESECKWRAFECMVKKIMRKKIERERYRRTRTEA; this is translated from the exons ATGGTTTGGGAGAGAGGTAAAGGTTTTAGGAGGGAGGCCGGAGATTGGGTGATGAGTGAGTGGAGTGTGTATGATGGATGGGTGGAG GTGTTTACTGGATACGGAGTATTCGGGAAATACTTGCACAGAATAAAGGTTGAAGAGATTGACAGCTACTGGTTCTGTGAAGAGCCAGGAGTTGCAGACTCCCCGGAGCACACAATCTGGGGATGTCCGAAGTTGGAGACCGATCGGAATGAGGCCAGAGGGGCGGGACTCAACCTGGACCGAGGGACAATCGGCTATGAACTCGTAGAGAGTGAGTGTAAGTGGAGAGCGTTTGAGTGCATGGTCAAGAAGATCATGCGCAAGAAGATTGAGCGGGAACGGTACAGAAGGACAAGGACGGAAGCATAG
- the LOC136347353 gene encoding sodium-independent sulfate anion transporter-like isoform X6: MPTYTATFFFQDLLAGFTVALTEIPQGIAYALVAGLPSQYGLYSGLMDGLMYFIFGGCKDINVGPTAILALFVQPHVRNMGPDATVLLTFISGVLIFTAGILHLGFLVEFFSVPVISGFTTAAALSIASSQLKSLMGIPGSANQFLEAWQSFFKNITKARLWDSVLGFVSIIVLFGFREIRRFGSMTNKPEWSRNRNILGRCIFLLSLAGNALVVISGATIGYVAKRYYNATPLSLTGEVDGGLPPFGWPPFSTSNNGTYFSFSTMLSNYGSVIAFCPLVAFLEHIAIVKAFTKGKMIDATQELIALGLGNIAGSFVRSMPVTGSFTRTAVNNASGAKTTTSTLITSLLLLLALGVLTGAFKYIPKSTLAAVVLVSMYYLCEFHIFLVMWRTKKLDLIPLSATLIFSLLLSLEYGIIIGIASNLVFVLYDSARPKLYIENITIEDQVIYLIRPKGSLYFPSAEYFREEILKVCSERKSVVVIDGEFVRNIDGTAAKSLAHLLDDLEYKNQKLVLWNFSAEITNICIGDNEKLIDRFKNGELTSIIQESFVQITQGEANEI, translated from the exons GCTTACCCTCCCAATACGGACTCTACAGCGGCCTCATGGATGGACTCATGTACTTTATCTTCGGTGGATGCAAAGATATCAATGTGGGACCGACTGCTATTTTGGCGTTATTCGTGCAACCCCACGTAAGAAATATGGGGCCCGATGCGACAGTGTTACTTACGTTTATTTCAGGGGTACTGATTTTCACTGCTGGTATTCTGCATTTAG GATTTCTAGTTGAATTCTTTTCGGTACCGGTGATATCAGGGTTCACCACCGCGGCAGCCTTAAGCATAGCGTCGTCTCAGCTAAAGTCTTTGATGGGAATTCCTGGATCTGCTAATCAGTTTCTGGAAGCTTGgcaatcatttttcaaaaatattaccaaGGCTCGATTATGGGATTCAGTTCTAGGTTTTGTTTCAATAATTGTGCTGTTCGGTTTTAGG GAAATAAGAAGGTTCGGTTCCATGACTAATAAACCGGAATGGAGCAGAAACAGGAACATTTTAGGACGATGCATTTTCCTACTCAGCTTAGCCGGCAATGCATTGGTGGTCATTAGTGGAGCCACCATTGGTTACGTGGCTAAAAGATATTACAATGCGACTCCCCTGAGTCTTACAGGGGAAGTGGACGGAGGGTTGCCTCCGTTTGGTTGGCCCCCTTTTAGTACTTCTAATAATGGCACATACTTCAGCTTTTCTACAATGTTAAGCAACTATGGGTCCGTGATCGCTTTCTGTCCCTTAGTAGCTTTTCTGGAGCATATAGCCATCGTGAAAGCTTTCA ctaaaggaaaaatgattGATGCTACTCAGGAATTGATAGCACTGGGGCTGGGAAATATAGCAGGTTCCTTCGTGAGGTCCATGCCCGTTACTGGGTCGTTTACTAGGACGGCTGTTAATAATGCTTCTGGGGCCAAGACCACCACTTCAA CCTTAATTACCAGTCTGCTGCTTCTACTGGCCCTTGGCGTATTAACAGGAGCGTTCAAATATATTCCGAAGTCCACTTTAGCCGCAGTGGTCTTGGTGTCCATGTACTACTTGTGCGAATTTCACATATTCCTTGTGATGTGGAGGACTAAAA AACTAGATCTGATCCCGCTTTCTGCGACTCTGATCTTCTCCCTGTTGCTCAGCCTGGAATATGGAATAATCATAGGCATCGCTTCGAATTTAGTATTCGTTTTGTACGATAGTGCCAGACCAAAATTGTATATAGAAAACATTACAATAGAAGACCAAGTTATATATTTAATACGGCCTAAAGGAAGTTTATATTTCCCTTCAGCAGAGTATTTCAGAGAAGAAATCCTGAAAGTGTGTTCTGAAAGAAAAAGCGTTGTTGTCATTGATGGGGAGTTTGTGAGGAACATTGACGGAACAGCTGCAAAG agttTAGCTCATTTGTTAGATGATTTGGAGtacaaaaatcaaaagctggttttatggaattttagtGCGGAAATAACGAATATTTGCATCGGCGATAATGAAAAACTCATTGATCGTTTCAAAAATGGAGAATTAACTAGCATTATTCAAG AATCCTTTGTTCAAATTACACAAGGTGAAGCAAACGAAATTTAG
- the LOC136347353 gene encoding sodium-independent sulfate anion transporter-like isoform X7, protein MDGLMYFIFGGCKDINVGPTAILALFVQPHVRNMGPDATVLLTFISGVLIFTAGILHLGFLVEFFSVPVISGFTTAAALSIASSQLKSLMGIPGSANQFLEAWQSFFKNITKARLWDSVLGFVSIIVLFGFREIRRFGSMTNKPEWSRNRNILGRCIFLLSLAGNALVVISGATIGYVAKRYYNATPLSLTGEVDGGLPPFGWPPFSTSNNGTYFSFSTMLSNYGSVIAFCPLVAFLEHIAIVKAFTKGKMIDATQELIALGLGNIAGSFVRSMPVTGSFTRTAVNNASGAKTTTSTLITSLLLLLALGVLTGAFKYIPKSTLAAVVLVSMYYLCEFHIFLVMWRTKKLDLIPLSATLIFSLLLSLEYGIIIGIASNLVFVLYDSARPKLYIENITIEDQVIYLIRPKGSLYFPSAEYFREEILKVCSERKSVVVIDGEFVRNIDGTAAKSLAHLLDDLEYKNQKLVLWNFSAEITNICIGDNEKLIDRFKNGELTSIIQESFVQITQGEANEI, encoded by the exons ATGGATGGACTCATGTACTTTATCTTCGGTGGATGCAAAGATATCAATGTGGGACCGACTGCTATTTTGGCGTTATTCGTGCAACCCCACGTAAGAAATATGGGGCCCGATGCGACAGTGTTACTTACGTTTATTTCAGGGGTACTGATTTTCACTGCTGGTATTCTGCATTTAG GATTTCTAGTTGAATTCTTTTCGGTACCGGTGATATCAGGGTTCACCACCGCGGCAGCCTTAAGCATAGCGTCGTCTCAGCTAAAGTCTTTGATGGGAATTCCTGGATCTGCTAATCAGTTTCTGGAAGCTTGgcaatcatttttcaaaaatattaccaaGGCTCGATTATGGGATTCAGTTCTAGGTTTTGTTTCAATAATTGTGCTGTTCGGTTTTAGG GAAATAAGAAGGTTCGGTTCCATGACTAATAAACCGGAATGGAGCAGAAACAGGAACATTTTAGGACGATGCATTTTCCTACTCAGCTTAGCCGGCAATGCATTGGTGGTCATTAGTGGAGCCACCATTGGTTACGTGGCTAAAAGATATTACAATGCGACTCCCCTGAGTCTTACAGGGGAAGTGGACGGAGGGTTGCCTCCGTTTGGTTGGCCCCCTTTTAGTACTTCTAATAATGGCACATACTTCAGCTTTTCTACAATGTTAAGCAACTATGGGTCCGTGATCGCTTTCTGTCCCTTAGTAGCTTTTCTGGAGCATATAGCCATCGTGAAAGCTTTCA ctaaaggaaaaatgattGATGCTACTCAGGAATTGATAGCACTGGGGCTGGGAAATATAGCAGGTTCCTTCGTGAGGTCCATGCCCGTTACTGGGTCGTTTACTAGGACGGCTGTTAATAATGCTTCTGGGGCCAAGACCACCACTTCAA CCTTAATTACCAGTCTGCTGCTTCTACTGGCCCTTGGCGTATTAACAGGAGCGTTCAAATATATTCCGAAGTCCACTTTAGCCGCAGTGGTCTTGGTGTCCATGTACTACTTGTGCGAATTTCACATATTCCTTGTGATGTGGAGGACTAAAA AACTAGATCTGATCCCGCTTTCTGCGACTCTGATCTTCTCCCTGTTGCTCAGCCTGGAATATGGAATAATCATAGGCATCGCTTCGAATTTAGTATTCGTTTTGTACGATAGTGCCAGACCAAAATTGTATATAGAAAACATTACAATAGAAGACCAAGTTATATATTTAATACGGCCTAAAGGAAGTTTATATTTCCCTTCAGCAGAGTATTTCAGAGAAGAAATCCTGAAAGTGTGTTCTGAAAGAAAAAGCGTTGTTGTCATTGATGGGGAGTTTGTGAGGAACATTGACGGAACAGCTGCAAAG agttTAGCTCATTTGTTAGATGATTTGGAGtacaaaaatcaaaagctggttttatggaattttagtGCGGAAATAACGAATATTTGCATCGGCGATAATGAAAAACTCATTGATCGTTTCAAAAATGGAGAATTAACTAGCATTATTCAAG AATCCTTTGTTCAAATTACACAAGGTGAAGCAAACGAAATTTAG